A segment of the Desulfofundulus kuznetsovii DSM 6115 genome:
CGCTTATCGGTCATTTCAATCCCCCTTTCCTTTTCCCCCGGACAGCATCAGCAGGTAGCCCAGGGCGTTCGCATAAACCGGGTCCTCCACCAGCACCGGGTTTGGGAAGGCTTTCACCAGTCGCTCACTCAAGAGCAGGGCGCCGCCCCCGGCCAGGTAGGTCACTGCCACAGAATCCGCGAAGTCCCGCCATGCTGAAAGCACCTGCCGGGCCACTACCTTCGCAACGTCCTCTACCGCCTCCCCATACTCCCGCGATAAGTCCAGCTCCCCGCCTCGGAAGATTACCTTCCCGCCCTCTGCCAGGTCCTCCAGCACCCGGCACTCCATCCGGGGCGGCAGGGGCCTGCCGGTTCTGGCAAGGTAAGCCTGAGCCACCCGCTGGGCCACTAAATGACAGCCCGCTTCCACACTGCCGGAAGCCTCCACCACCGGCCTGCCGGTGCGCAGGTCCACTAGGAGAAAGTCCACAGTGTACTGGCCCACGTCCACCACCGCCGCGTAGCCCCGGCCCTTCGGCAAACCCTGCGCGAACACCACCCCAGCCCCCTGGGGGACTACCAGCACCCGCCGGAAGGAAATGTACCGCTCTCCCCCGCCGTCCACGCTCACCCACGCTGCCAGGATCTTCAGCCGGGCCTTGAGGGCGTTCTTCTGGCTTTTATAGAAGGCCAGCGGTAAACCTACGGCTAAGTCTACTTGTGCCGGGGGGAAACCTGTGGAACCGGCCCCCACCAGGTAGGCCGCCGTCAGGAGGAGTAAATCGTGCAATTCAATGGGCTTCTCACTCCCCAGGAAGCCGGACGTCAGAAAGCTATCCCGCGCCGCCTCCCCGACCAGGTACTCCTGCACCTGGCCGTCTATTCTGCGTACCGTCACCCTATGGCCGGGCGCGGGACCGCCGAAGTCTACGCCCAAGTCGGCCCCCGCAGGGGCGACCAATGAAGGAAAACAGGCCCGGAGGCCGGTGGAGGATACGGCTTTGGTGAAACCGTAGCCAACATCAGTCCCTATCATTACCCGTACCTCCTAAAAGAAAAAGATTCAATCTGGACGATATATCCCGCATCAGTGGTTCAACCTCGCCTGCAAACTCGTCTATGGCTTTAGCTATATCTGGCGGGATATCGTTTTTCTCCTGAAAAAATACCAGTAAGC
Coding sequences within it:
- a CDS encoding ParM/StbA family protein — protein: MIGTDVGYGFTKAVSSTGLRACFPSLVAPAGADLGVDFGGPAPGHRVTVRRIDGQVQEYLVGEAARDSFLTSGFLGSEKPIELHDLLLLTAAYLVGAGSTGFPPAQVDLAVGLPLAFYKSQKNALKARLKILAAWVSVDGGGERYISFRRVLVVPQGAGVVFAQGLPKGRGYAAVVDVGQYTVDFLLVDLRTGRPVVEASGSVEAGCHLVAQRVAQAYLARTGRPLPPRMECRVLEDLAEGGKVIFRGGELDLSREYGEAVEDVAKVVARQVLSAWRDFADSVAVTYLAGGGALLLSERLVKAFPNPVLVEDPVYANALGYLLMLSGGKGKGD